The Camelina sativa cultivar DH55 chromosome 14, Cs, whole genome shotgun sequence genome includes a window with the following:
- the LOC104742580 gene encoding hexokinase-3 — MGKVAVAFAAVAVVAACSVAAMMVGRRMKSRRKWRTVVEILKELEDDCDTPVARLRQVVDAMAVEMHAGLASEGGSKLKMLLTFVDVLPTGREKGTYYALHLGGTYFRILRVHLGAQRSYLDVQDVERHPIPSHLMNSTSEVLFNFLAFSLERFIEKEENVSNSLGVKRELAFTFSFPVKHTSISSGVLIKWTKGFEISEMVGKDIAECLQDALDRRGLNMHVAALVNDTVGALSLGYYHDPDTVVAVVFGTGSNACYLERTDAIIKCQGLLTTSGSMVVNMEWGNFWSSHLPRTSYDIDLDAESSNSNDMGFEKMISGMYLGDIVRRVILRMSQESDVFGPTTSVLSEPYVLSTNSVSAMHEDDTPELQDVTRILKDLGVSDVPLKVRKLVVKICDVVTRRAGRLAAAGIAGILKKIGRDGSGGITSGRSRSEIQMQKRTVVAVEGGLYMNYIMFREYMEEALVEILGEEVSQYVVVKAMEDGSSIGSALLVASLQS; from the exons ATGGGGAAAGTGGCGGTTGCGTTTGCGGCTGTTGCGGTTGTGGCGGCTTGTTCTGTTGCGGCGATGATGGTTGGTAGGAGAATGAAGAGTAGGAGGAAATGGAGGACTGTGGTTGAGATTTTGAAAGAGTTGGAGGATGATTGTGATACTCCCGTTGCTAGGTTGAGACAAGTTGTTGATGCTATGGCTGTCGAGATGCACGCTGGTTTGGCTTCTGAAGGTGGCTCTAAGCTTAAAATGCTCCTCACTTTCGTCGATGTTTTGCCCACTGG GAGGGAGAAAGGAACTTATTATGCACTTCACCTTGGTGGCACTTATTTTAGGATCTTAAGAGTTCATCTGGGTGCTCAAAGGTCCTATCTAGATGTTCAAGATGTTGAACGACATCCAATTCCTTCACATCTGATGAATAGCACCAGCGAG GTTCTTTTCAACTTTCTCGCCTTCTCCTTGGAAAGGTTTatcgaaaaggaagaaaacgtGTCCAATTCACTAGGTGTTAAGAGGGAACTTGCATTTACGTTTTCGTTCCCTGTCAAGCATACTTCTATTTCTTCAGGAGTTCTAATCAAATGGACCAAAGGTTTTGAGATTAGTGAAATG GTTGGGAAAGACATAGCTGAATGTCTACAAGATGCGCTGGACCGAAGAGGCCTAAATATGCATGTTGCGGCTCTT GTAAATGATACTGTTGGAGCCCTGTCACTTGGATATTATCATGATCCAGACACGGTAGTAGCAGTTGTATTTGGGACAGGTAGTAATGCATGTTACTTGGAACGAACTGATGCCATAATCAAGTGTCAGGGTCTGCTTACAACTTCTGGAAGCATG GTAGTCAATATGGAATGGGGTAATTTTTGGTCCTCTCATCTGCCTAGAACTTCATATGACATTGACTTGGATGCAGAGAGTTCAAATTCAAATGATATG GGATTTGAGAAGATGATATCAGGAATGTATCTGGGTGACATTGTTCGTAGAGTAATTCTTCGCATGTCTCAAGAGTCTGATGTCTTTGGACCCACCACGTCCGTATTATCTGAGCCTTACGTTCTAAG TACAAATTCAGTCTCAGCCATGCATGAAGATGACACACCTGAGCTACAAGACGTAACAAGAATCTTGAAAGATTTGGGG GTATCGGATGTCCCACTGAAGGTGAGAAAACTAGTGGTGAAAATATGCGACGTGGTTACACGAAGAGCAGGGAGGCTAGCAGCAGCAGGAATCGCAGGAATATTGAAGAAGATAGGGAGAGATGGAAGCGGAGGAATCACGAGCGGGAGAAGCAGAAGCGAAATCCAAATGCAGAAAAGAACAGTTGTTGCAGTAGAAGGAGGTTTGTACATGAACTATATCATGTTTAGGGAATACATGGAAGAAGCTTTGGTTGAGATATTAGGAGAAGAGGTGAGTCAATACGTAGTCGTTAAAGCCATGGAAGATGGTTCTAGCATTGGCTCTGCTCTCCTCGTTGCCTCTTTACAGTCATGA
- the LOC104744022 gene encoding formate--tetrahydrofolate ligase-like: MSPSSRKLQVVSPVPADIDIANSVEPLHISEIAKDLNINPLHYDLYGKYKAKVLLSAFDELQEQEDGYYVVVGGITPTPLGEGKSTTTVGLCQALGAYLDKKVVTCLRQPSQGPTFGIKGGAAGGGYSQVIPMDEFNLHLXGAFDAVICSHHAHGGKGAVDLGIAVXIDTRIFHETSQSDKALFNRLCPPNKEGKRRFSDIMFRRLTKLGISKTSPEELTPEEIKKFARLDIDPASITWRRVMDAEKQIEMYTQQGFSNLPICMSKTQYSFSHDASKKGAPTGFVLPIRDVRGSIGAGFIYPLVGTMSTMPGLPTRPCFYEIDIDTVTGKVRGLS, from the exons ATGAGTCCATCATCGAGAAAGCTTCAGGTTGTTTCACCAGTTCCGGCTGATATTGATATAGCTAATTCCGTCGAGCCTTTACACATCTCTGAGATTGCCAAAGATCTCAATATCAACCCACTTCACTACGATCTCTACGGCAAGTATAAAGCTAAG GTTTTGTTGTCTGCGTTTGATGagcttcaagaacaagaagatggtTACTATGTTGTTGTTGGAGGGATTACTCCAACTCCTCTTGGAGAAGGCAAGAGTACTACCACTGTTGGACTTTGCCAAGCCTTAGGCGCTTACCTCGATAAGAAG GTTGTTACTTGTCTTCGCCAACCATCACAAGGACCGACCTTTGGAATCAAAGGAGGTGCAGCCGGTGGTGGGTATAGTCAGGTCATTCCTATGGATGAGTTCAATCTTCATCTCNCTGGTGCTTTTGATGCTGTGATTTGTTCCCACCATGCTCATGGTGGTAAAGGAGCG GTGGATCTTGGTATTGCGGTTGNAATCGACACTCGGATTTTCCATGAGACATCTCAATCCGACAAGGCTCTTTTTAATAGGTTGTGCCCTCCTAATAAAGAAGGGAAGCGTAGATTCAGTGACATTATGTTCAGGAGATTGACTAAGCTTGGGATCTCCAAGACCAGTCCTGAGGAGCTTACTCCCGAGGAGATAAAGAAATTTGCTAGGCTTGATATTGATCCTGCTTCTATCACGTGGAGAAGAGTGATGGAT GCAGAGAAACAGATTGAGATGTACACACAACAAGGCTTCTCGAATCTTCCCATATGCATGTCGAAGACACAATATTCATTCTCGCATGATGCATCAAAGAAAGGAGCACCTACAGGGTTTGTGTTGCCAATAAGAGATGTAAGAGGAAGCATTGGAGCTGGTTTCATCTATCCATTGGTTGGTACAATGAGCACAATGCCTGGACTTCCCACAAGACCTTGTTTCTACGAGATTGATATTGACACCGTCACTGGAAAAGTTCGTGGCCTTTCTTAA
- the LOC104742581 gene encoding ubiquitin-conjugating enzyme E2 20 gives MTAVNGYQGNTPADPPASNGSKQPAAPTKTVDSQSVLKRLQSELMGLMMGGGPGISAFPEEDNIFCWKGTITGSKDTVFEGTEYRLSLSFSNDYPFKPPKVKFETCCFHPNVDVYGNICLDILQDKWSSAYDVRTILLSIQSLLGEPNISSPLNTQAAQLWSNQEEYRKMVEKLYKPPSA, from the exons ATGACTGCCGTAAACGGGTATCAGGGAAA CACTCCGGCAGATCCTCCGGCGTCTAATGGCTCGAAACAACCCGCGGCTCCGACCAAAACTGTTGACAGCCAATCAGTTCTCAAAAg GCTGCAATCTGAATTGATGGGCTTGATG ATGGGCGGTGGTCCGGGGATATCGGCTTTTCCAGAGGAAGACAACATATTTTGCTGGAAAGGGACAATCACAGGAAGCAAAGATACAGTTTTTGAAGGAACTGAGTACAGactctcactctctttctccaaTGACTATCCTTTCAAACCTCCAAAGGTTAAGTTCGAGACATGTTGCTTCCACCCCAATGTTGATGTCTATGGCAATATCTGCTTAGACATTCTTCAG GATAAGTGGTCATCTGCTTACGATGTGAGGACAATACTATTGTCGATTCAGAGCCTCCTGGGAG AACCTAACATCAGCTCACCATTGAACACTCAAGCAGCTCAACTTTGGAGTAACCAAGAAG AGTATAGGAAGATGGTTGAGAAGCTCTACAAGCCTCCCAGTGCATGA